The Sphingomonas carotinifaciens region TACAGCGCCACCGTCGATTGGCGCGGTGAGCGCGTGGGCTTCACCGTTGTCGGGTCGCACGGATATCGCGACTTCAACTACAGCTATGACTTTTCCGCGTTCTTCCGGGCAACCGCCGGGCTGTTTCCGGCTGGCTCCGCCAATTTCGCCCTGTTCAACGACCAGGCGCCCTCCGTCGCCAATTCGTCGCAGATCACCAAAACCGACACGCTGGAGGCGCGACTTCATTCGGTGGGTGAGGGCGCATTGGACTGGACGCTGGGTGCCTTCTACGCCGATCGGCGCGGCGACATCCAGAGCAACATCATCCGGGCGAGCCCGGCCAGCGGCGAGGTACTGCCGGTCACGGCATCGTCGCTGCTCGGCCAGCGGCTGCTAACCGACCGGTTGAAACAGACGGCCGCGTTCGGCGAGGTCACGTGGCGCCCCGTCGCGGCGCTGTCGCTGACCGGCGGGCTGCGCTATTTCGACTATAGCCGCGCGGTGACCGGGGTGGTCAGCGTGGTGAACAGCTCGGTCGGCTTCACCCCGGCGCCCCAGACACGCTTCCGCGCCAGTGAGGACGGCCTGCTCTACAAGGCGAATGCCAGCTACGAGCTGACGCCGCGCATGATGGTCTACGCCACCGTCTCCAGCGGGCAACGCCCGGGCGGCGTCAACCAGCTCGTGAATCTGGCTGCCGACCTCGTCAGCTACCGCGCCGACAAGCTCTGGAACTACGAGGTGGGCGCAAAGACGCAGTGGTTCGATCGTCGCCTGACGCTGAACGGCGCATTGTTCCAGATGAACTGGGACGACATGCAGACCGCGGGTGCGCTGCCCGCGACGAACTTCGCCTTCATCGCGAACGCGGGTGCGGCACGAGTCCGCGGCGTGGAACTGGAAGTGACCGTGCTGCCGCTGGACGGTCTGGAGTTGCAGGCATCCGGTTCGTACATCGATGCGAAACTCACCGAAAACCAATCGAACCAGACGCTGATCGCGCCGGGGCTGAAGGGCGATCCCATCCCGTTCGTGCCCAAGGTCACGGCCCAGGGCGGCGCACAATATGCCTGGGATGCAGGCGGCGGCCTGCGCGCGACGCTGCGCAGCGACGTGTCCTATGGTGGCCCGTCGTGGACCGAATTCCGGCACACCAGCGCGTTCCAGCGTCG contains the following coding sequences:
- a CDS encoding TonB-dependent receptor, yielding MHPNRIHLMATVSMFLSPISVSPVAGQTTEPSSQAEAGGSSVENEGEIVVTALRRETSLQQTPLAITATTGDRLAAMGIGDTTALGRISPGLVLRESGLSGTRITIRNIRAAGEPTVGLYYDDVPIMGSAGVNADAGGTLPAIRLFDVERVEVLRGPQGTLYGSSSMAGAVRLIFAKPDLDAVAGSFAGQVSHVANGGPGFETQAMINLPVVRDLAAVRFVGFVRDQPGFVDNIRLGRNDVNKQQSWGGRAMLRIVPTADVTIDLMASKQSLDGSLNDYFLAAGSYNATYEALQPLRDDNELYSATVDWRGERVGFTVVGSHGYRDFNYSYDFSAFFRATAGLFPAGSANFALFNDQAPSVANSSQITKTDTLEARLHSVGEGALDWTLGAFYADRRGDIQSNIIRASPASGEVLPVTASSLLGQRLLTDRLKQTAAFGEVTWRPVAALSLTGGLRYFDYSRAVTGVVSVVNSSVGFTPAPQTRFRASEDGLLYKANASYELTPRMMVYATVSSGQRPGGVNQLVNLAADLVSYRADKLWNYEVGAKTQWFDRRLTLNGALFQMNWDDMQTAGALPATNFAFIANAGAARVRGVELEVTVLPLDGLELQASGSYIDAKLTENQSNQTLIAPGLKGDPIPFVPKVTAQGGAQYAWDAGGGLRATLRSDVSYGGPSWTEFRHTSAFQRRLPAFTTVGARLSLEGREDGWTIAMFVNNLFDADTVVTKLSANVYGGLNNVRAISLMPRTIGLDFSKRF